One Vampirovibrio chlorellavorus genomic window carries:
- a CDS encoding nucleotidyltransferase family protein — MNALNSCVLNTPMEANRLRLSPVERQPHFEIIDTQTNQCLGRLHQLENATHAVELFWGKGGFMGMVTSPTGGHYFALPGSSVCVGGVELSLAGQPITGNSAKQASEPKNHTPQSHSMQATILGAGLATRFERISGDSTHYSKPAVPLSGRSSVIECIANRLVTHGFRNIIVNTFFKPESLMASLSRCQEGQVAYIHESEPSGTAGGLRKMLIDPQYQSLLDVNQPLLVVQGDSVTDADFSALMEAHIAENALLTIGCQWIEAQDVDKFGIIVTDQSAADGQSGKIVAFQEKPKREEAKSRLANTGFYIFSPRSFPLIVEIYNDALATAQQNARQAGLPVPAEVALDFAMDIFPAILRRSLTQPELGAFWAQKVEGYWSDIGNPVQYLETIHDLYAGKVQIPLPTEKSRYYRDGIVYWEGAQAMAEAEEAVLQGNVLVALPFSG; from the coding sequence ATGAATGCTTTGAATTCCTGCGTTTTAAACACCCCGATGGAGGCCAATCGCCTGAGATTAAGCCCTGTGGAACGGCAGCCTCACTTCGAGATAATAGACACTCAAACCAATCAGTGCCTGGGACGGCTTCACCAGCTTGAAAACGCCACCCACGCCGTGGAACTCTTCTGGGGAAAAGGTGGCTTCATGGGCATGGTGACCTCGCCCACCGGGGGCCATTATTTTGCCCTGCCCGGATCGTCGGTTTGCGTGGGCGGGGTTGAACTGTCGCTGGCTGGACAGCCCATTACCGGGAATTCCGCCAAGCAAGCCTCCGAGCCAAAGAACCACACGCCCCAGAGCCATTCAATGCAGGCTACGATTTTAGGGGCAGGCCTCGCCACCCGGTTTGAGCGCATTTCCGGAGACAGCACGCACTACTCCAAGCCCGCTGTTCCGCTGTCCGGGCGCTCCAGCGTGATTGAGTGCATTGCCAACAGGCTGGTGACTCACGGGTTCCGCAACATCATCGTCAACACCTTCTTTAAGCCGGAGTCCTTGATGGCCAGTCTGAGCCGTTGCCAGGAAGGGCAAGTGGCCTATATTCACGAGTCTGAGCCGTCCGGTACGGCTGGCGGACTGCGAAAAATGCTGATAGACCCTCAGTACCAATCTCTCCTGGATGTGAATCAGCCCTTGCTGGTAGTTCAGGGAGATTCCGTGACCGACGCGGACTTTAGCGCCCTGATGGAGGCTCATATCGCTGAAAATGCCCTGCTGACCATTGGTTGTCAGTGGATTGAGGCGCAGGACGTGGATAAATTCGGCATTATTGTGACCGATCAGTCCGCTGCCGATGGGCAATCCGGTAAAATCGTGGCCTTTCAGGAAAAACCGAAGCGGGAAGAGGCCAAATCCCGGCTGGCCAACACCGGCTTTTATATTTTCTCGCCTCGCAGTTTTCCCCTGATTGTGGAAATTTATAACGACGCTCTGGCTACCGCCCAGCAAAACGCCCGACAGGCGGGCCTTCCGGTACCCGCTGAAGTGGCGCTGGACTTTGCCATGGACATTTTTCCGGCCATTTTGCGGCGGAGCCTGACCCAGCCTGAACTGGGCGCATTCTGGGCTCAAAAGGTGGAGGGTTACTGGAGCGATATCGGTAACCCGGTTCAATATCTGGAAACCATCCACGACTTATACGCGGGTAAAGTCCAGATCCCGTTACCGACAGAAAAAAGTCGCTACTACCGGGATGGTATTGTCTACTGGGAAGGCGCACAGGCCATGGCGGAAGCGGAAGAGGCCGTTCTACAGGGCAATGTGCTGGTGGCTCTTCCCTTTTCCGGTTAA
- a CDS encoding carboxypeptidase-like regulatory domain-containing protein has translation MNWRCRILVSSLILAVVVSNSPALAQLGVGFGIWGGGGHNTGYGGWFGTSLWPYRSRSIVPLRTSEKNRAANGYLEGVLTLRTVCPESQSEVACPVLSTPLSDIAISAEPYGANQWITSHPDANGHFRLILAPGGYNLRIHHPDLTGSDEILRQIIIQPGKTSWQNFQLEQPLQ, from the coding sequence TTGAACTGGCGATGCCGCATTCTTGTTAGTAGCCTGATTCTGGCCGTGGTGGTCAGCAACTCACCGGCCTTGGCCCAGCTTGGGGTTGGCTTTGGCATTTGGGGCGGGGGTGGACATAACACTGGCTATGGCGGCTGGTTTGGAACGTCGCTATGGCCCTACCGCAGTCGTTCTATTGTCCCACTCCGGACTTCGGAAAAAAACAGGGCGGCCAACGGCTATCTGGAAGGCGTTTTGACCTTGCGCACCGTATGCCCTGAAAGTCAGTCCGAGGTAGCCTGCCCGGTGCTTTCCACTCCGCTCAGTGATATTGCCATTTCTGCGGAACCCTATGGGGCCAACCAGTGGATTACCAGCCATCCTGACGCCAATGGGCATTTTCGCCTGATTCTTGCGCCGGGCGGCTACAACCTCCGAATTCATCACCCGGACCTGACCGGGAGCGATGAAATTTTGCGACAAATTATTATTCAGCCCGGCAAAACCAGTTGGCAAAATTTTCAGCTCGAACAACC